From a single Miscanthus floridulus cultivar M001 chromosome 8, ASM1932011v1, whole genome shotgun sequence genomic region:
- the LOC136474945 gene encoding uncharacterized protein: MEIMSPRPPQEFLLDNAAAGAYTPKSAINPFASTDDVAAGNPFLATTAVTAPPSPNPFEQLPPGASGADPFDLFQHFTSAPTSPARAAAIYAQFDSVNGGGDKDDDDDVGFQPRVSYSMSKPMVTSTVPFDWEEKPGKPKAEFASVAATTVEAGEMDDADFDFGVLLDKASAQAQELTTADELFDEGKIRPLKPPPRLLESGSVGSSPRSARSVMWSPRLRARLTGPGSANANFDPFAAALAKAANAPSPPGAGAKHDAGGVDSASSRMDPDAATPPPSTPPATSNGGGRKMWRLRDLLLFRRATKGRTAGNISKDPVFKYAPVQVQQPVKAASAGPAAADGHASAGKNKKRSKKAAAAEGGMPMPQRQNLMGCVRLHPGLHRLAKGFHAHPEHLGGRGAARSAT; encoded by the coding sequence ATGGAGATCATGTCACCGCGGCCGCCGCAGGAGTTCCTGCTCGACAACGCGGCCGCCGGCGCCTACACCCCAAAGTCCGCGATCAACCCGTTCGCCTCCACCGACGACGTGGCGGCGGGCAACCCCTTCCTGGCCACCACGGCGGTGACGGCGCCCCCGTCGCCCAACCCGTTCGAGCAACTCCCTCCCGGCGCCTCCGGCGCCGACCCCTTCGACCTCTTCCAGCACTTCACCAGCGCTCCCACCAGCCCGGCGCGGGCCGCCGCCATATACGCGCAGTTCGACAGCGTCAACGGCGGCGGCgacaaggacgacgacgacgacgtgggtTTCCAGCCCCGCGTGTCTTACTCTATGTCTAAGCCAATGGTCACCTCCACCGTGCCATTCGATTGGGAAGAGAAGCCAGGGAAGCCGAAGGCCGAGTTCGCCAGCGTGGCCGCGACGACTGTGGAAGCGGGCGAGATGGACGACGCGGACTTCGACTTCGGCGTCCTCCTCGACAAGGCCTCCGCGCAGGCGCAAGAACTGACGACGGCGGACGAGCTCTTCGACGAGGGCAAGATCCGACCTCTGAAGCCTCCGCCGCGTTTACTCGAAAGCGGAAGTGTGGGGTCCTCGCCACGATCGGCGAGGTCCGTGATGTGGTCTCCCCGGCTCCGGGCCCGCCTGACAGGGCCTGGCAGTGCCAATGCCAACTTCGACCCGTTCGCCGCCGCGCTGGCCAAGGCGGCCAATGCCCCCTCCCCTCCTGGCGCTGGCGCCAAACACGACGCGGGCGGCGTCGACTCAGCCTCTTCTCGCATGGATCCCGACGCTGCCACGCCCCCGCCCTCCACTCCTCCGGCCACCAGCAATGGCGGCGGCAGGAAGATGTGGCGGCTCAGAGACCTGCTCCTCTTCCGGAGGGCAACCAAAGGCCGGACCGCCGGCAACATTAGCAAGGACCCGGTATTCAAGTACGCGCCGGTGCAAGTGCAACAGCCGGTGAAGGCGGCGAGCGCAGGACCCGCGGCTGCCGATGGCCACGCCTCGGCCGGCAAGAACAAGAAGCGGAGCAAGAAGGCGGCGGCAGCAGAGGGCGGCATGCCGATGCCGCAGCGGCAGAACCTAATGGGTTGCGTCCGGCTGCACCCGGGCCTTCACCGGCTGGCCAAAGGGTTCCACGCCCACCCGGAGCACCTCGGCGGCCGCGGCGCCGCCAGGTCGGCGACGTGA
- the LOC136478148 gene encoding presequence protease 1, chloroplastic/mitochondrial-like, whose protein sequence is MERVALLRTSGRRLLHRCRRGRSVVVPAAAASSLARRASSFSLPARGYSALPRGGARFLTAAAPLHCSGRYWPVAAPQLARRLSAPAVSTSPSPVPYDTDDVHEYAAKLGFEKVSEQTIDECKSTAVLYKHKKTGAEVMSVSNDDENKVFGIVFRTPPKNSTGIPHILEHSVLCGSRKYPLKEPFVELLKGSLHTFLNAFTYPDRTCYPVASTNTKDFYNLVDVYLDAVFFPKCVDDFQTFQQEGWHYELDNPEEEITYKGVVFNEMKGVYSQPDNIMGRVSQQALSPDNTYGVDSGGDPNEIPKLTFEEFKEFHSKYYHPSNARIWFYGDDDPKERLRVLSEYLDQFEASPAPNESKVWPQRLFKEPVRIIEKYPAGQEGDLTKKYMVCINWLLSEEPLDVETELALGFLDHLLLGTPASPLRRILLESGLGEAIVGGGVEDELLQPQFSIGLKGVSEDNIQKVEELVMETLKNLAEEGFATEAVEASMNTIEFSLRENNTGSFPRGLSLMLRSIGKWIYDMDPFEPLKYEQPLQQLKARIAEEGSKAVFSPLIEKFILKNSHRVTVEMQPDPEKASRDEAAEKEILKQVKASMTQEDLAELARATKELKEKQETPDPPEALKAVPSLSLQDIPKKPTHVPIEVGEINGVKVLQHDLFTNDVVYSEVVFDMGSMKKEHLQLLPLFCQSLLEMGTKDMDFVQLNQLIGRKTGGISVYPFTSSVRGKEDPLTRIIVRGKAMAPRVEDLFNLMYIILQDVQFTEQQRFKQFVSQSKARMENRLRGSGHGIAAARMDAKLNAAGWISEQMGGVSYLEYLRDLETKIDQDWVSISSSLEEMRKSLFSKNGCLINLTSDWKNLEKSSQHIAKFLDSLPSSPSLGSDPWLSRLPSVNEAIVVPTQVNYVGKAGNLYQSGYQLNGSAYVISKHISNTWLWDRVRVSGGAYGGFCDFDTHSGVFSYLSYRDPNLLKTLEVYDETARFLRELEMDDDALTKAIIGTIGDVDAYQLPDAKGYSSLMRYLLGITDEERQQRRAEILSTSPKDFKEFADAVETIKDNGVVVAVASPDDVEAANKENPVFPEVKKCL, encoded by the exons ATGGAGCGGGTGGCGTTGCTCCGCACTTCAGGCCGCCGCCTCCTACACCGCTGCCGCAGGGGCAGGTCCGTCGTCGTGCCCGCCGCCGCGGCCTCATCCTTGGCACGCCGGGCGTCCTCGTTCTCACTCCCGGCGCGCGGCTACTCGGCTCTGCCCCGCGGCGGCGCGCGATTCCTGACCGCGGCGGCGCCGCTGCACTGCTCCGGCCGATACTGGCCGGTCGCTGCGCCCCAGCTCGCGCGGAGGCTGTCCGCCCCCGCTGTATCTACCTCGCCCTCTCCTGTGCCCTATG ATACAGATGACGTACATGAGTATGCCGCAAAGCTTGGATTTGAAAAGGTCTCTGAACAGACTATAGATGAGTGCAAATCAACTGCTGTTCTTTACAAGCACAAGAAGACGGGGGCTGAAGTGATGTCTGtgtcaaatgatgatgagaataAAGTGTTTGGCATTGTTTTCCGTACCCCTCC GAAAAATTCGACTGGCATACCCCACATCCTTGAACATAGTGTTCTCTGTGGATCGAGAAAATACCCTTTAAAAGAACCATTTGTGGAGCTCCTAAAGGGTAGTCTGCATACATTCCTGAATGCATTCACATATCCAGATCGGACATGTTATCCGGTTGCATCAACAAACACTAAG GATTTTTACAACTTGGTAGACGTATACCTTGATGCAGTCTTTTTCCCTAAATGTGTTGACGACTTCCAAACATTTCAACAAGAAGGTTGGCACTATGAGCTTGACAACCCTGAAGAAGAGATAACATACAAAG GTGTCGTCTTCAATGAGATGAAAGGAGTTTACTCTCAACCTGATAACATAATGGGACGTGTATCCCAACAG GCACTTTCCCCTGATAACACATATGGTGTTGATAGTGGTGGGGACCCAAATGAAATCCCAAAGCTTACTTTTGAAGAATTCAAG GAGTTCCATAGTAAGTATTATCATCCAAGCAATGCTAGGATCTGGTTCTATGGTGATGATGACCCAAAAGAGCGTCTACGCGTTCTAAGTG AATACCTTGACCAGTTTGAAGCCAGCCCTGCTCCTAATGAATCAAAGGTTTGGCCACAGAGGCTATTCAAAGAACCTGTGAGGATCATAGAGAAGTATCCTGCTGGTCAAGAAGGTGATTTGACAAAGAAATATATGGTGTGCATCAATTGGCTTTTGTCAGAGGAGCCATTAGATGTAGAAACTGAGCTTGCACTTGGTTTCCTGGATCATCTATTGCTGGGGACTCCAGCTTCACCACTTAGAAGGATTCTTCTTGAAAGTGGTCTAGGAGAAGCTATTGTGGGAGGTGGTGTTGAGGATGAGCTCCTTCAACCACAATTTAGCATAGGCCTGAAAGGTGTATCAGAGGATAATATTCAAAAAGTTGAAGAGTTGGTTATGGAAACTTTGAAGAATTTGGCAGAGGAAGGATTTGCAACAGAAGCGGTGGAGGCTTCCATGAACACGATCGAATTTTCTCTTAGGGAGAACAACACAGGGTCATTCCCTCGAGGCTTGTCACTGATGCTTCGTTCAATT GGGAAATGGATATATGATATGGACCCTTTTGAGCCTCTGAAATATGAACAGCCACTGCAGCAATTAAAAGCACGAATTGCAGAGGAGGGATCAAAAGCTGTGTTCTCACCGCTCATTGAGAAATTTATTTTGAAGAATTCACATCGTGTCACAGTTGAAATGCAG CCTGATCCAGAGAAAGCATCACGTGATGAAGCAGCTGAGAAAGAAATCCTAAAACAAGTGAAAGCTAGCATGACTCAGGAAGATCTTGCGGAGTTGGCACGTGCTACAAAggagctaaaggaaaaacaagaaaCACCAGATCCTCCAGAAGCTCTCAAGGCTGTTCCTAGTCTGTCATTGCAAGATATCCCAAAAAAGCCTACTCATGTACCAATTGAG GTTGGAGAGATAAACGGTGTCAAGgttttgcaacatgatctcttcacCAATGATGTCGTCTACTCTGAGGTTGTATTTGATATGGGTTCAATGAAGAAAGAACATCTGCAATTGTTGCCATTGTTCTG CCAATCCTTACTGGAGATGGGCACAAAAGACATGGACTTTGTGCAACTTAATCAATTAATTGGTAGAAAAACTGGAGGCATATCAGTTTACCCATTCACGTCATCGGTTAGGGGAAAAGAAGATCCTCTTACTCGCATCATCGTTCGGGGAAAGGCAATGGCGCCACGAGTAGAAGATTTGTTTAATCTG ATGTACATCATTCTTCAAGATGTTCAATTCACAGAACAGCAGAGGTTCAAGCAGTTTGTTTCTCAAAGTAAAGCAAGAATGGAG AATCGATTGAGGGGCAGTGGCCATGGCATAGCAGCTGCTAGAATGGATGCTAAGTTAAATGCAGCTGGATGGATTTCTGAACAAATGGGTGGTGTTAG TTATCTTGAGTATCTGCGGGACCTGGAAACTAAGATTGATCAAGACTGGGTCAGCATATCATCTTCACTCGAGGAAATGAGAAAATCACTCTTTTCCAAGAATGGTTGCTTGATCAACCTAACAAGTGACtggaaaaatcttgaaaaatcaAGCCAACAtattgccaaatttcttgattcACTCCCAAGTAGCCCATCCCTTGGAAGTGATCCATGGCTTTCTCGGCTACCTTCTGTGAATGAAGCCATTGTTGTCCCAACTCAG GTTAATTATGTTGGAAAAGCTGGAAACCTTTACCAAAGTGGATACCAGCTCAATGGAAGCGCCTATGTCATCTCAAAGCACATAAGCAATACATGGCTATGGGATCGTGTTCGAGTTAGCGGTGGTGCATATGGAGGATTTTGTGATTTTGACACCCATTCAG GAGTGTTCTCATATTTATCATATCGTGATCCAAACTTACTGAAAACACTAGAGGTCTATGACGAGACAGCAAGATTCCTCAGAGAGCTAGAAATGGATGATGATGCACTCACAAAAGCTATTATTGGAACCATAGGCGATGTTGACGCCTACCAGCTACCAGATGCTAAAGGTTACAGCAG CCTAATGAGATATTTACTGGGCATCACGGATGAGGAACGCCAGCAAAGACGTGCAGAGATACTATCAACAAG TCCGAAGGATTTCAAGGAGTTTGCTGATGCTGTTGAAACCATCAAGGACAACGGGGTCGTGGTTGCCGTTGCGTCACCAGATGATGTTGAAGCTGCGAATAAGGAAAACCCGGTATTCCCTGAAGTAAAGAAGTGCCTGTGA
- the LOC136478152 gene encoding uncharacterized protein, with translation MLLKKLHSPYAPEFRRLCGRFVICVVPTSQIPTAPLSRGSSSLTLVAIHQTMSSGVGGGGRRGWSPFDAIRSFPSTPESLMSQIDAAIASTEYARACALLDPAPASASSQPPAQTETGPEGQGDRGAAPPACYDARVADEAYRAACAALGAGRPDAAVRSLRAALASCPPDKTAAVAKVRSMLAIASAQLHKQQHQAQQQSRK, from the coding sequence ATGCTCCTGAAGAAGCTCCATAGTCCATACGCCCCTGAGTTCCGACGCCTGTGTGGTCGGTTTGTCATTTGTGTGGTCCCCACTTCCCAAATCCCAACAGCTCCTCTCTCGCGTGGTTCCTCATCGCTTACGCTAGTCGCGATCCACCAAACCATGTCGAgcggggtcggcggcggcggacggCGAGGGTGGAGCCCGTTCGACGCGATCCGCAGCTTCCCATCTACACCCGAGTCGCTCATGTCGCAGATCGACGCGGCCATCGCTTCCACCGAGTACGCACGCGCCTGCGCCCTCCTCGACCCCGCCCCAGCCTCAGCCTCCTCACAGCCGCCGGCGCAGACGGAGACGGGGCCCGAGGGTCAGGGGGACCGGGGAGCCGCCCCTCCTGCCTGCTACGACGCGAGGGTCGCGGACGAGGCGTACCGCGCGGCGTGCGCGGCGCTGGGGGCGGGACGGCCCGACGCCGCCGTGCGGTCGCTGCGGGCGGCGCTGGCGAGCTGCCCGCCGGACAAGACCGCGGCCGTGGCCAAGGTGAGGTCCATGCTGGCCATCGCGTCAGCGCAGCTGCACAAGCAGCAGCACCAGGCCCAGCAGCAGAGCAGGAAGTGA
- the LOC136478151 gene encoding uncharacterized protein isoform X2, whose translation MARGIARAASFGGRATTGWCAYRRVTVAVCLGNLVAALLVLRSLTAPASFAPTVPNRGEVVQYTEEQIRRVEESIRIRRELEPVELVRAVKKLRKKFAQELKRREELPQVLKQKVSYDIVRRLHNLGDNSSLTQQREVVESWRVEKLKDIKVASTRNQSNLDLSSEETRMLKRALEFNWHMLMEDIGLWIPDEVTHTVHDDKPENEPEEEEIVAGPPLSPQCNAELHTDYDGAAVRWGLTHHKESAADCCQACLDQAKNAKPGELKCNIWVYCPSEFGCFSPDKYEHKHQECWLKQADHPKLNFKDKYSEPYRDAHPTAPVVVPWMSGVISA comes from the exons ATGGCGAGGGGCATAGCGCGGGCGGCGTCGTTCGGGGGCCGCGCCACCACGGGGTGGTGCGCCTACCGGCGCGTCACCGTGGCCGTCTGCCTCGGCAACCTCGTCGCCGCGCTGCTCGTGCTCCGCTCCCTCACCGCCCCCGCTTCCTTCGCACCCACCGTTCCCAACC GAGGGGAAGTGGTGCAGTATACGGAGGAGCAGATTAGGAGGGTGGAGGAGTCGATCCGGATTCGCCGCGAGTTGGAGCCCGTTGAGCTCGTTCGGGCG GTAAAGAAGCTGCGGAAGAAATTCGCCCAGGAGTTGAAGCGGCGGGAGGAGCTGCCTCAGGTGCTGAAGCAGAAGGTTTCTTATGATATTGTGCGGCGGCTGCACAACTTGGGAGATAACAGTAGCCTTACGCAACAAAGAG AAGTGGTGGAATCATGGCGTGTTGAGAAGTTAAAAGACATCAAAGTTGCATCCACTCGGAATCAATCAAATTTGGACCTATCTAGTGAGGAAACCA GAATGTTAAAACGAGCCCTGGAGTTCAACTGGCATATGCTTATGGAGGATATTGGCCTTTGGATACCAGACGAAGTCACACATACTGTACATGATGATAAACCTGAAAATGAACCAGAAG AAGAAGAGATAGTAGCAGGTCCACCCTTGTCCCCACAATGTAATGCTGAGCTACATACAGATTATGATGGTGCCGCTGTTAGATGGGGTTTAACACACCACAAAGAATCTGCTGCTGATTGTTGTCAAGCTTGTCTTGATCAAGCTAAGAATGCCAAGCCAGGGGAATTGAAGTGCAATATATGGGTTTATTGCCCATCGGAATTTGGATGCTTCTCACCAGACAAATATGAGCATAAACATCAGGAGTGCTGGTTGAAACAG GCTGACCACCCCAAACTGAACTTCAAAGACAAGTATTCGGAGCCTTACAGAGATGCTCATCCCACTGCTCCTGTTGTGGTGCCGTGGATGTCTGGTGTCATCAGTGCATGA
- the LOC136478151 gene encoding uncharacterized protein isoform X1, which produces MARGIARAASFGGRATTGWCAYRRVTVAVCLGNLVAALLVLRSLTAPASFAPTVPNRGEVVQYTEEQIRRVEESIRIRRELEPVELVRASTEILNAKVKKLRKKFAQELKRREELPQVLKQKVSYDIVRRLHNLGDNSSLTQQREVVESWRVEKLKDIKVASTRNQSNLDLSSEETRMLKRALEFNWHMLMEDIGLWIPDEVTHTVHDDKPENEPEEEEIVAGPPLSPQCNAELHTDYDGAAVRWGLTHHKESAADCCQACLDQAKNAKPGELKCNIWVYCPSEFGCFSPDKYEHKHQECWLKQADHPKLNFKDKYSEPYRDAHPTAPVVVPWMSGVISA; this is translated from the exons ATGGCGAGGGGCATAGCGCGGGCGGCGTCGTTCGGGGGCCGCGCCACCACGGGGTGGTGCGCCTACCGGCGCGTCACCGTGGCCGTCTGCCTCGGCAACCTCGTCGCCGCGCTGCTCGTGCTCCGCTCCCTCACCGCCCCCGCTTCCTTCGCACCCACCGTTCCCAACC GAGGGGAAGTGGTGCAGTATACGGAGGAGCAGATTAGGAGGGTGGAGGAGTCGATCCGGATTCGCCGCGAGTTGGAGCCCGTTGAGCTCGTTCGGGCG TCCACTGAAATTCTGAATGCAAAGGTAAAGAAGCTGCGGAAGAAATTCGCCCAGGAGTTGAAGCGGCGGGAGGAGCTGCCTCAGGTGCTGAAGCAGAAGGTTTCTTATGATATTGTGCGGCGGCTGCACAACTTGGGAGATAACAGTAGCCTTACGCAACAAAGAG AAGTGGTGGAATCATGGCGTGTTGAGAAGTTAAAAGACATCAAAGTTGCATCCACTCGGAATCAATCAAATTTGGACCTATCTAGTGAGGAAACCA GAATGTTAAAACGAGCCCTGGAGTTCAACTGGCATATGCTTATGGAGGATATTGGCCTTTGGATACCAGACGAAGTCACACATACTGTACATGATGATAAACCTGAAAATGAACCAGAAG AAGAAGAGATAGTAGCAGGTCCACCCTTGTCCCCACAATGTAATGCTGAGCTACATACAGATTATGATGGTGCCGCTGTTAGATGGGGTTTAACACACCACAAAGAATCTGCTGCTGATTGTTGTCAAGCTTGTCTTGATCAAGCTAAGAATGCCAAGCCAGGGGAATTGAAGTGCAATATATGGGTTTATTGCCCATCGGAATTTGGATGCTTCTCACCAGACAAATATGAGCATAAACATCAGGAGTGCTGGTTGAAACAG GCTGACCACCCCAAACTGAACTTCAAAGACAAGTATTCGGAGCCTTACAGAGATGCTCATCCCACTGCTCCTGTTGTGGTGCCGTGGATGTCTGGTGTCATCAGTGCATGA